A window of the Phaseolus vulgaris cultivar G19833 chromosome 5, P. vulgaris v2.0, whole genome shotgun sequence genome harbors these coding sequences:
- the LOC137834911 gene encoding callose synthase 2-like, whose protein sequence is MSYRRGSDQPPQRKILRSQTAGNLGADPILDSEVVPSSLVEIAPILRVANEVEASNKRVAYLCRFYAFELAHRLDPQSSGRGVRQFTTALLQRLEKENVTTYEGRKKSDAREMQTFYMQYYQKYIEGLQNAADKNRAQLTKAYQTAAVLFEVLKAVNRTEDVPVSEEIMQAHTKVEEQKQLYSPHNILPLDPESGKEAIMKIS, encoded by the exons ATGTCTTATAGAAGGGGGTCTGATCAGCCTCCGCAAAGGAAGATACTACGATCTCAGACTGCTGGGAATTTAGGAGCGGACCCAATCTTGGACAGTGAAGTGGTGCCTTCCTCACTTGTTGAGATAGCTCCCATCCTCCGTGTTGCTAATGAAGTAGAGGCTAGCAATAAAAGAGTTGCTTATCTCT GTCGGTTTTATGCCTTTGAACTAGCTCACCGACTAGATCCCCAATCTAGTGGACGTGGTGTTCGCCAATTCACAACTGCTCTTCTTCAGCGTCTAGAGAAG GAAAATGTCACAACATATGAGGGAAGAAAAAAGAGTGATGCTCGTGAAATGCAGACTTTTTATATGCAGTACTACCAAAAGTATATTGAAGGGTTACAAAATGCTGCTGATAAGAACCG TGCTCAGCTGACAAAAGCATATCAAACGGCTGCTGTTTTATTTGAGGTATTGAAGGCAGTTAATCGAACTGAAGATGTTCCAGTATCTGAAGAG ATTATGCAAGCTCATACTAAGGTTGAGGAACAGAAACAATTATATTCCCCTCATAATATTTTGCCACTTGATCCAGAGAGTGGAAAAGAGGCTATAATGAAAATATCATGA